A window from Prinia subflava isolate CZ2003 ecotype Zambia chromosome Z, Cam_Psub_1.2, whole genome shotgun sequence encodes these proteins:
- the LOC134564244 gene encoding C-C motif chemokine 21-like produces MALRPFLLLLMLATILISQAQGIGSSASDCCLKLSQKSIPKGVVTSYRLQGPESGCLLRAVVFTTKKNRKICASPTDSAVQKMMKYLDKKAKNGKNRKMGHPGGRPKKQRQQRV; encoded by the exons ATGGCTCTCcgccccttcctgctgctgctgatgctggCTACCATCCTCATCAGCCAGGCTCAAG GCATTGGAAGCTCAGCCTCAGACTGCTGCCTGAAGCTCAGTCAGAAATCCATCCCCAAAGGCGTGGTGACATCCTACCGCCTCCAGGGACCCGAGTCGGGATGTTTGCTTCGTGCTGTCGT gTTCACCACCAAGAAGAACAGGAAAATCTGTGCCTCTCCCACGGACAGCGCTGTCCAGAAGATGATGAAGTACCTGGACAAGAAGGCCAAGAATGGCAAGAACAGGAAGATGGGGCATCCCGGGGGCAGACCCAagaaacagaggcagcagcGGGTCTAA